The following are encoded in a window of Roseimaritima ulvae genomic DNA:
- a CDS encoding DUF7192 family protein codes for MTISTTLIENNWLIQMDGLHDAPAVLDRPGNIFREKYENRLARADKMADWFGRTDLTNFSELIEAMHRPWAYGQNVVDRMHRDLDGLQINKPKSHRRRVRFSEDDGAEICYDRLRSGNPFWRTTRRQLRTSLKPVSVLINIGGNGGRTADELLWAASAGISTVEVLEAAGIRAEVFVCDAVSRCWHNCTRGGLFSMQVKAASDPLDRDTLIAATSPWFFRNVFFSAHTLPADDCSEGLGRHASLESMPTLINRVCSDPRRIIIENCYTRSDAGNAVRNAIGVASAAA; via the coding sequence ATGACCATCTCCACCACACTGATCGAAAACAATTGGCTGATCCAAATGGACGGACTGCACGATGCCCCAGCCGTGCTCGATCGGCCGGGCAACATCTTTCGTGAAAAGTATGAGAACCGTTTGGCGAGGGCCGACAAAATGGCCGATTGGTTCGGACGCACGGACCTGACGAATTTCTCGGAGCTGATTGAAGCCATGCACCGTCCTTGGGCTTATGGACAAAACGTTGTCGATCGGATGCATCGCGACCTCGACGGCCTGCAAATCAACAAACCGAAAAGCCATCGCCGCCGTGTCCGATTCAGCGAAGATGATGGCGCGGAGATTTGCTACGACCGCCTTCGCTCGGGCAACCCGTTCTGGCGAACGACTCGCCGACAGCTGCGGACGTCGCTCAAACCCGTCTCGGTGCTGATCAACATCGGTGGGAACGGTGGGCGAACTGCCGACGAACTGCTGTGGGCCGCCAGCGCGGGCATTTCGACAGTGGAAGTCCTCGAAGCCGCCGGCATCCGGGCGGAAGTGTTCGTCTGTGATGCGGTTTCACGGTGTTGGCACAACTGCACCCGTGGCGGCCTGTTTTCCATGCAAGTCAAAGCTGCCAGCGACCCGCTCGATCGCGACACGTTGATCGCTGCCACATCGCCTTGGTTCTTCCGCAACGTTTTCTTCTCGGCTCACACGCTGCCCGCCGACGACTGCAGCGAAGGACTCGGCCGGCATGCATCGCTCGAAAGCATGCCGACGCTGATCAACCGCGTTTGCTCTGACCCACGTCGGATCATCATCGAAAACTGCTACACCCGTAGCGACGCCGGCAACGCTGTTCGCAACGCCATCGGTGTTGCATCGGCCGCCGCGTAG
- a CDS encoding methyltransferase → MATATRRKRRTKSERSAQAAEALARAVENDSQANYQPIIDGFLARGLKAEDIKPRENVFTYPAWQAKGRQVRRGERGVKIFVRVPIDESKPADNKPATPDAKKAKQTVGRRAVVFHISQTFEIGGDDSGQPLPAAPGGDDNQAPAPRKPNAERIAAQLRRSADVLTSQIEHKLRPMTQRPTARRNWHYIQRQFEGQDMLKTQHAMHALADAWVAGTIPESLKAVRQRYAILRMVSKGVDTSGYYSARRTDEYRDNSETAQTLRRFLAGDADATRRAEEVEAAEQLTSRENELRLCSRPGFFPTPDSVIAEMLRRADIQPGNRILEPSAGMGHILRALIADPLPTIRYAMGSIDIRWCEINAECREFIGTSIDYPRCQSLSEDDVHDFLDIDPCDVGLFDRILMNPPFENGQDAEHAMNAADFLEPGGRLVAIVSEGLFYRRDRKATEFREWLDEVDGYSFKLPDNAFDGPDAVRPTKVATRIVVVEEPAE, encoded by the coding sequence ATGGCTACCGCCACGCGGAGAAAGCGACGAACCAAGTCCGAACGATCTGCTCAGGCTGCAGAGGCACTCGCCCGAGCCGTCGAAAATGACAGCCAGGCGAACTACCAACCGATCATCGATGGTTTTTTGGCTCGCGGCCTGAAGGCTGAAGACATCAAGCCACGCGAGAACGTGTTCACTTATCCCGCATGGCAAGCCAAGGGCCGGCAGGTCCGGCGTGGTGAACGCGGCGTGAAAATCTTTGTCCGCGTACCCATCGACGAATCGAAGCCGGCAGACAACAAGCCAGCCACCCCCGACGCCAAGAAGGCGAAGCAGACGGTGGGCCGGCGTGCCGTTGTGTTCCACATCTCCCAGACGTTTGAGATCGGCGGCGACGATTCAGGCCAGCCACTGCCGGCCGCTCCCGGTGGCGACGACAACCAGGCCCCCGCGCCACGCAAGCCCAATGCTGAACGCATCGCAGCCCAGCTGCGGCGATCTGCCGACGTCCTCACCTCGCAGATTGAACACAAACTGCGACCGATGACCCAACGGCCAACGGCTCGCCGCAACTGGCACTACATTCAGCGACAATTCGAAGGCCAGGACATGCTGAAGACTCAGCACGCCATGCACGCCCTGGCAGACGCTTGGGTAGCGGGAACCATCCCCGAGTCGCTCAAAGCCGTTCGACAACGGTATGCGATTCTGCGGATGGTTTCGAAGGGCGTCGACACGTCCGGCTACTATTCGGCTCGCCGCACCGATGAGTACCGAGACAACAGCGAGACGGCTCAAACGCTGCGACGGTTCCTCGCCGGCGATGCGGATGCGACGCGACGTGCCGAAGAAGTCGAGGCCGCCGAACAACTGACCAGCCGGGAAAACGAACTGCGGTTGTGCTCACGCCCTGGATTCTTCCCCACGCCCGATAGCGTGATCGCGGAAATGCTCAGGCGAGCTGACATTCAGCCAGGCAATCGAATCCTTGAACCATCGGCCGGCATGGGACACATCCTCCGTGCTCTGATCGCCGATCCGCTGCCGACCATTCGATACGCCATGGGATCTATCGATATTCGCTGGTGTGAAATCAACGCCGAATGCCGCGAGTTTATCGGCACGTCGATCGACTATCCCCGCTGCCAGTCGCTCAGCGAAGACGACGTCCACGATTTCCTCGACATCGATCCCTGCGACGTGGGCCTGTTCGACCGCATCCTGATGAACCCACCGTTTGAGAACGGTCAGGATGCCGAGCACGCAATGAACGCGGCGGACTTCCTGGAGCCTGGCGGCCGGCTGGTGGCCATCGTCAGCGAAGGGCTGTTCTATCGCCGCGATCGCAAAGCCACGGAATTCCGGGAATGGCTCGATGAGGTCGATGGCTACTCGTTCAAGCTGCCCGACAACGCTTTCGATGGCCCCGACGCTGTACGTCCCACCAAAGTCGCCACACGCATCGTGGTCGTTGAGGAGCCAGCCGAATGA
- a CDS encoding ASCH domain-containing protein, which translates to MRAITVHRPWAWAIAEGLKTYENRSWYSDYTGRLLIHAGTSKGSDVTAVEFMRSINIDPSAFQQMPRGAIVAVVDMVGCEAFSPAPSLLDPSPVPIADPWAFGPYCFRLANVTKLAEPVPCKGQLGLWNPTAGVVRRVTRQFRDCLLQR; encoded by the coding sequence ATGCGAGCGATTACCGTTCACCGCCCATGGGCTTGGGCCATCGCAGAGGGACTGAAGACCTACGAGAACCGATCCTGGTACTCGGACTATACCGGCCGTCTGCTCATTCATGCGGGCACGTCCAAAGGTTCGGACGTCACGGCGGTGGAGTTCATGCGATCGATCAACATCGATCCGTCCGCATTTCAGCAGATGCCTCGGGGCGCGATCGTCGCGGTCGTCGACATGGTGGGCTGCGAAGCGTTCTCCCCTGCCCCATCGTTGCTCGATCCCTCGCCCGTCCCGATCGCAGATCCCTGGGCGTTTGGCCCCTACTGTTTTCGTCTCGCCAACGTCACGAAGCTTGCCGAGCCCGTTCCCTGCAAGGGACAGCTAGGGCTTTGGAACCCCACCGCCGGCGTTGTCCGCCGCGTCACCCGTCAATTCCGCGATTGCCTGCTGCAGCGGTAG
- a CDS encoding DUF1580 domain-containing protein, whose translation MPQKYLPVADAIEHVTGRPVSSATAARWIAKRNRYGAILESWLIGGRRVTTLNCVREYLAASRTGEEASRA comes from the coding sequence ATGCCTCAGAAGTATCTCCCGGTTGCCGACGCAATCGAACATGTAACTGGCCGCCCTGTAAGTTCGGCAACGGCAGCGCGTTGGATTGCGAAACGCAATCGCTACGGCGCCATTCTTGAATCGTGGTTGATCGGCGGCCGTCGCGTCACGACGCTGAATTGCGTGCGCGAGTACCTCGCTGCTTCCCGTACCGGCGAGGAGGCGAGCCGTGCGTAA
- a CDS encoding helix-turn-helix domain-containing protein, translating to MRKATSTSTIQPQLLNDADAAKWLGIGRRKLWSMMASGEIPVVRVGRSVRYDVDDLREFVASNKEGGGP from the coding sequence GTGCGTAAAGCAACCTCGACCTCCACGATCCAGCCTCAGTTGCTCAATGATGCCGACGCTGCAAAGTGGCTTGGGATCGGACGGCGGAAGCTGTGGTCGATGATGGCCAGTGGAGAGATTCCCGTGGTCCGCGTGGGCCGGTCCGTCCGCTATGACGTGGACGATTTGCGGGAATTTGTCGCCTCCAATAAAGAAGGGGGCGGCCCGTGA
- a CDS encoding replicative DNA helicase, which produces MIKQEFPEDESAVVGSMILDPPRIDEVVPIVGAMDFSDRRLRELFVVLVDIRDAGEPVSIQSLVSRLKAYGSYDRIGGPGALGRLANTANTADAAYFARNVRNDSIIRQVRDTLREATARTRDPNQSPDQLLDFIDSRLAELRALDTTATDRTKHIAEATLGLVDNIDAAAQTESHRGIRTGLECFDRVNGGFQNGTLNVIAARPSNGKSVLAMQFAEGISRGFEFSLSDGGNYFISSQPAIPTMFVSLEMTEEELAARSLAAATRIDGRKINSYRVTASERAKLREAANAMRSMQLTLWEPHQASVSAIRAKARIASRENGLGCLVVDYLQLVDSEQGSRHEKETYRIGEICRQLKKLAKELSIPVVVCCQLNRDAENKAPTLSQLADSGKIEQHADTVTAVHRMRGDSTEAKLGIIKWRNGQTPWIDVTFDRQHCRFNEQEVWENENYCDDFAEYSS; this is translated from the coding sequence ATGATCAAGCAAGAGTTTCCAGAGGACGAGTCCGCTGTTGTCGGATCGATGATTCTGGATCCGCCGCGGATCGACGAAGTGGTACCGATTGTCGGTGCGATGGATTTTAGTGATCGGCGTTTGCGGGAGCTGTTTGTCGTGTTAGTAGACATCCGCGATGCAGGCGAACCTGTCAGCATTCAATCCCTCGTTTCGCGACTGAAGGCATACGGCAGCTACGATCGGATCGGGGGCCCGGGCGCACTCGGCAGGCTGGCGAACACTGCAAACACTGCAGATGCTGCCTACTTCGCTCGCAACGTCCGCAACGACTCGATTATCAGGCAAGTCCGGGACACGCTTCGCGAAGCCACTGCGCGAACGCGAGATCCCAATCAATCCCCTGACCAACTGCTCGACTTCATCGATAGCCGGCTAGCGGAGTTACGAGCGCTGGATACGACAGCGACCGATCGCACGAAACACATCGCTGAGGCCACTCTCGGGCTGGTGGACAACATCGACGCCGCCGCCCAAACGGAATCGCATCGCGGCATCCGAACCGGCCTGGAATGCTTCGACCGGGTAAATGGCGGTTTTCAGAACGGCACGCTAAACGTCATCGCTGCCCGTCCCTCAAATGGCAAGAGTGTTCTTGCGATGCAGTTTGCTGAAGGCATCAGCAGGGGTTTCGAGTTCAGCTTGAGCGACGGCGGAAACTACTTCATAAGCAGCCAGCCCGCCATCCCGACGATGTTTGTGTCGCTGGAAATGACCGAGGAAGAATTGGCGGCGCGGTCGCTTGCCGCGGCTACCAGGATCGACGGTCGAAAAATCAACAGCTACCGCGTTACGGCCAGCGAGCGAGCAAAGTTGCGTGAGGCCGCCAATGCGATGCGTTCGATGCAACTCACGCTGTGGGAACCACACCAAGCATCCGTTTCGGCAATTCGTGCCAAGGCAAGAATCGCATCGCGGGAAAACGGACTTGGCTGCCTGGTCGTTGACTACTTGCAATTGGTCGATTCCGAACAAGGCAGCAGGCACGAGAAAGAAACCTATCGTATTGGCGAAATCTGCCGACAACTCAAGAAGTTGGCGAAGGAACTGTCGATTCCGGTTGTGGTTTGCTGCCAACTCAATCGTGATGCCGAAAACAAAGCGCCAACGCTCTCACAACTTGCCGACAGCGGAAAGATCGAGCAGCACGCGGACACTGTCACGGCAGTCCACAGGATGCGGGGCGATTCCACCGAAGCAAAACTTGGAATTATCAAATGGCGTAACGGTCAAACCCCATGGATCGACGTGACGTTTGATCGCCAGCACTGCCGGTTCAACGAACAAGAAGTTTGGGAAAACGAAAACTACTGTGATGACTTCGCTGAGTATTCGTCGTGA
- a CDS encoding RNA polymerase sigma factor, with protein MSHSSSSQLPSDLPRRFESTRWSIVADARRGTPARSRAALEELCRAYWYPIYSFVRRKGLPPESARDITQSFFVRVLERDFFDAATPERGRLRSFLLKSVQNHLISHQRAAAAQKRAPQAMLISLDQLEPERRFQLEPADPQTAERSFERQWALTLIERAMDRLRTELTDKLGPQSAARLIQLLTGEAEGMSLAAVAEELQTSDAAMKVRMHRIRGRYRQLLRMEVADTVSENVDVDEELKNLLDAL; from the coding sequence ATGTCTCATTCTTCTTCCAGTCAGTTGCCCTCGGATCTGCCGCGGCGATTTGAATCCACGCGATGGTCGATCGTGGCGGACGCTCGACGGGGCACGCCGGCTCGCAGTCGCGCTGCGTTGGAAGAACTGTGCCGAGCTTATTGGTACCCGATCTATTCGTTTGTCCGCCGCAAGGGGCTGCCGCCGGAATCCGCTCGGGATATCACTCAGTCGTTTTTTGTCCGCGTTCTGGAACGAGATTTTTTCGACGCCGCCACGCCCGAGCGGGGACGCTTGCGGTCGTTCCTGCTGAAGTCCGTGCAGAATCATTTGATTTCCCACCAACGAGCCGCGGCGGCTCAGAAACGGGCTCCCCAAGCCATGCTTATTTCCTTGGACCAACTGGAACCCGAACGCCGCTTTCAGCTCGAACCCGCCGATCCGCAGACCGCCGAACGGAGCTTCGAACGACAGTGGGCGTTGACGTTGATCGAACGAGCGATGGACCGACTGCGGACGGAACTGACCGATAAACTGGGGCCGCAATCGGCCGCACGGCTTATCCAATTGCTGACAGGCGAAGCCGAAGGGATGTCGCTGGCCGCAGTGGCCGAAGAACTGCAGACCAGCGACGCCGCCATGAAGGTCCGCATGCACCGCATCCGTGGCCGCTATCGCCAACTACTGCGGATGGAAGTCGCCGATACGGTCAGCGAAAATGTGGATGTCGATGAGGAACTAAAAAATCTGCTAGATGCTTTGTAA
- a CDS encoding serine/threonine-protein kinase, with the protein MTDDSTPDPADAKPVNPAPAEPDNADAAAAARCPQCGAAMPADAPAGLCPRCLLQLGFESQHDSTSETDPYRPPFVAPLPEHLAPHFPQLEIIERIGHGGMGVVYRAKQLNLDRLVALKILRPDVDTDPNFAERFEREAKLLGRLNHPHIVGIHDYGKTGSLFYLIMEFVDGQNLRQLEHAGQLSAAEALAIVPQICEALQYAHGQGVVHRDIKPENILINTSGQVKIADFGIAKLTELGDEWGLTGQWQVMGTPHYMAPEQIEHPSEVDHRADIYSLGVVLYEMLTGELPLGRFGVPSSRAKLDVRLDEVVLRSLEKEPQRRYQRVTEVQTDLERVRDTPTDDDAGKAASRRSLGDRFASVKQQWLGGAPHATTWPAKGLVTVGGMEIALAALLLLLAPLQGPDIESFLAIAFSSLCFGLIAALSGLLLQKREYPLLTLIGLGLNLVPGSLGWLVRGPLALWGLWTIRDRATRATFGSPAWRQSQSYQTLCGVAEVSTDTAKSTATTARQVTTRGAVLASEVAKLRSVRAGIGGILLATIWTLCCIMIAASLQIGWSQIFLPQRWELTDRTAQRIDNRLGLPHFSITGSGTNWLPSLPERQPLVLKRIQFATYPDRNRLNRLQIDLDHDVPQCSDPTTSTRGPFTQERLDNWLAAVQPFEASSDAEEDPADVQTRQRSRDNLYALVQHLHQQAHSVEPARIPMARWFDSPAIGSSSIASLLDRSVLKPTESDKLTARWTDSEGTLLSGAFSIVIWMFGLALILVRSVQPLPSEHDAGARRLSIAQMLLYLCAVASVLLALTGLLGSASYQRGYLDMCLWLGRTQAHKIRVVLMWALLGAAILSAFAAWGLRRPRLVQILRAALLPLFTITAIGLTAMLALQAPWWHDWPLLLPLWMGVLAAVAAWMSTQRREVKVPPSTASQEEAPLSAESR; encoded by the coding sequence ATGACCGATGACTCCACCCCCGATCCCGCAGACGCCAAGCCCGTAAACCCCGCTCCCGCCGAACCGGACAACGCGGACGCTGCTGCCGCGGCTCGCTGCCCACAGTGCGGCGCCGCGATGCCGGCCGACGCGCCAGCCGGGCTGTGCCCTCGCTGCCTGCTGCAGCTAGGCTTCGAAAGCCAACACGACAGCACCTCGGAGACCGATCCTTATCGGCCGCCGTTTGTGGCTCCGCTGCCCGAACACTTGGCACCGCACTTCCCCCAACTGGAAATCATCGAGCGGATAGGCCACGGCGGGATGGGGGTCGTGTATCGCGCCAAACAACTGAACCTCGATCGCTTGGTGGCCTTAAAAATTTTGCGGCCGGACGTCGACACGGACCCCAACTTTGCCGAACGTTTTGAACGCGAAGCCAAATTGCTCGGTCGCCTTAATCATCCGCATATCGTCGGCATCCATGACTACGGCAAGACGGGTTCACTGTTCTACTTGATCATGGAATTCGTCGATGGTCAGAACCTTCGCCAACTCGAGCACGCCGGCCAACTTTCCGCAGCCGAAGCGTTGGCGATCGTGCCGCAGATCTGCGAGGCCCTGCAGTACGCTCATGGTCAAGGCGTTGTGCACCGCGACATCAAGCCGGAAAACATCCTGATCAACACGTCGGGGCAGGTGAAGATCGCCGACTTTGGAATCGCAAAACTGACGGAACTGGGTGACGAGTGGGGACTGACCGGGCAGTGGCAGGTGATGGGCACGCCGCACTACATGGCCCCCGAACAGATCGAACATCCCTCGGAGGTCGACCATCGCGCGGACATCTATTCCCTGGGCGTGGTGCTGTACGAAATGTTGACCGGTGAATTGCCGCTGGGACGGTTCGGAGTGCCCTCATCGCGTGCGAAGCTGGATGTGCGGTTGGACGAAGTGGTATTGCGGTCGCTGGAGAAAGAGCCGCAGCGAAGGTACCAACGCGTGACCGAAGTGCAAACCGACCTGGAGCGCGTGCGGGACACTCCTACCGACGACGACGCCGGAAAAGCTGCTTCGCGACGTTCGCTGGGCGATCGATTTGCGTCGGTCAAACAGCAGTGGCTCGGCGGCGCGCCCCACGCCACGACTTGGCCGGCAAAAGGTCTGGTCACGGTCGGTGGCATGGAGATCGCTTTGGCCGCCCTGTTGCTGTTGCTGGCCCCGTTGCAGGGTCCCGACATCGAGTCATTTTTAGCGATTGCGTTCAGCAGTTTATGTTTCGGCTTGATCGCGGCACTGAGCGGATTGTTACTGCAGAAGCGTGAGTATCCCCTGCTCACGCTGATCGGCTTGGGATTAAATCTGGTCCCGGGATCGCTGGGTTGGTTGGTCCGTGGTCCGCTGGCTCTGTGGGGATTATGGACGATCCGCGATCGAGCAACGCGCGCGACGTTCGGCTCACCTGCTTGGCGGCAGTCGCAGAGCTATCAAACGCTGTGCGGAGTAGCTGAAGTTTCGACCGACACCGCCAAGTCGACCGCCACAACGGCTCGACAAGTTACCACCCGTGGAGCGGTGTTGGCCAGCGAAGTCGCCAAACTGCGAAGTGTACGAGCGGGAATAGGCGGGATACTGTTGGCGACTATCTGGACCCTGTGTTGCATCATGATAGCCGCCTCGCTGCAAATTGGGTGGAGCCAAATCTTCCTGCCACAACGCTGGGAACTGACCGACCGAACGGCTCAGCGGATCGACAATCGACTGGGACTTCCTCATTTTTCCATCACCGGATCGGGCACCAATTGGCTTCCTTCGCTCCCCGAACGGCAACCGTTGGTGCTAAAACGAATCCAGTTTGCCACCTATCCAGACCGCAATCGACTGAACCGCTTGCAGATTGACTTGGACCATGACGTTCCGCAGTGTTCCGATCCGACGACATCGACACGCGGCCCGTTCACCCAAGAGCGCTTGGACAATTGGCTCGCCGCCGTTCAACCGTTCGAGGCATCGTCCGATGCGGAGGAGGATCCGGCGGATGTTCAAACCCGGCAGCGAAGTCGTGACAATTTGTATGCTCTGGTGCAACACTTGCATCAGCAAGCCCACAGCGTCGAGCCGGCGCGGATACCGATGGCCCGTTGGTTTGACTCGCCCGCCATAGGATCTTCGTCCATCGCCAGCTTACTCGATCGCTCGGTGTTGAAACCAACCGAATCCGATAAGCTTACGGCGCGGTGGACGGACAGCGAAGGTACGTTGTTGAGCGGAGCGTTCTCGATCGTGATCTGGATGTTCGGACTAGCTTTAATCCTGGTGCGGTCTGTGCAACCGCTGCCGAGCGAGCACGACGCAGGTGCTAGGCGTCTGTCAATCGCACAGATGTTGCTTTACCTGTGCGCCGTGGCCTCGGTGTTGTTGGCGTTGACCGGTCTTCTGGGTAGCGCATCTTATCAGCGAGGTTACCTCGACATGTGCCTTTGGTTGGGGAGAACCCAGGCTCATAAGATACGAGTCGTATTGATGTGGGCGTTGCTGGGCGCCGCAATCCTATCCGCCTTCGCCGCCTGGGGCCTGCGGCGGCCGCGGCTGGTACAGATCCTACGTGCGGCCCTGTTGCCACTCTTCACCATCACGGCGATCGGCCTGACAGCCATGCTCGCGTTACAGGCACCCTGGTGGCACGACTGGCCGTTGTTGCTGCCGCTGTGGATGGGCGTATTGGCAGCCGTGGCGGCGTGGATGTCGACGCAGCGGCGAGAGGTTAAGGTCCCACCATCCACCGCATCGCAGGAGGAAGCACCGCTATCAGCCGAATCGCGCTAG